One Dioscorea cayenensis subsp. rotundata cultivar TDr96_F1 chromosome 17, TDr96_F1_v2_PseudoChromosome.rev07_lg8_w22 25.fasta, whole genome shotgun sequence DNA window includes the following coding sequences:
- the LOC120280344 gene encoding LOW QUALITY PROTEIN: probable serine/threonine-protein kinase At1g54610 (The sequence of the model RefSeq protein was modified relative to this genomic sequence to represent the inferred CDS: deleted 2 bases in 1 codon) — MGCICGKPAVAEDGGAAPVASKLASSVSASRREEVVAGSRGTGVPVYVGEKKQGSGPVRVRAQDGERKRERQGQELRPLPNIPKALEGEQVAAGWPVWLASVAAEAIRGWVPRRADSFEKLDKIGQGTYSNVYRARDLDSGKIVALKKVRFDNLEPESVRFMAREIHILRRLDHPNIVKLEGLVTSRMSCSLYLVFEYMEHDLAGLASFPGIKFTEPQVKCYIQQLLRGLDHCHTRGVLHRDIKGSNLLIDKCGILKIADFGLASFFDPEQRHPLTSRVVTLWYRPPELLLGATNYGVAVDLWSTGCILAELYAGKPIMPGRTEVEQLHKIFKLCGSPSEDYWRKSKLPHATIFKPQQPYKRCVAETFKDFPPSALSLMDILLSIDPADRGTAASALTSEFFTTEPVACDPSSLPKYPPSKEFDAKLRDEEARRRGSKVHRLDLEKKGTRESRAVPAPDANAELAISMQKRQAQPNSKSRSEKFNPHQEEVASGFPIEPPRPTQVLEANEEPRGHYSNRASHSGPLTHRSQWTKAHKNEDPVPKVSSAANLLALSNIVAMRKNGVLEGGDKHGAQFEGAIPPGRLSESVNDTADASKNYDQLYHSHGLSGSRRKDEEKSANTEQTLLGYGSKGNKNHYSGPLLRPSGNVDQILKDHDRQIQEVVRQARIDRSKARKVQADGNQTGNKPSDFGVFPLYPSSRGSSVPVFTSSRGAAQ; from the exons ATGGGGTGCATCTGCGGGAAGCCCGCCGTTGCCGAGGACGGCGGCGCGGCGCCGGTGGCCTCGAAGCTCGCATCGTCGGTGTCTGCTTCGAGGCGTGAGGAGGTTGTGGCGGGCTCGCGAGGCACCGGCGTTCCGGTGTATGTAGGGGAGAAGAAGCAGGGGAGCGGGCCGGTAAGGGTCCGGGCT CAGGATGGGGAGAGGAAGAGGGAGAGGCAAGGGCAAGAGCTGCGTCCATTGCCGAACATTCCGAAGGCTCTGGAAGGGGAGCAGGTAGCCGCTGGGTGGCCGGTTTGGCTTGCGTCTGTTGCGGCGGAGGCTATCCGGGGATGGGTGCCCCGGCGTGCTGATTCCTTTGAGAAACTTGATAAA ATTGGTCAGGGTACGTACAGTAATGTATATCGGGCTCGTGACCTTGATAGTGGAAAAATTGTGGCTTTGAAAAAAGTACGCTTTGATAACCTTGAGCCAGAAAGTGTTCGATTCATGGCTAGAGAAATACACATTCTGCGTAGACTTGATCATCCAAATATAGTGAAGCTGGAAGGCCTAGTAACATCACGAATGTCTTGCAGCTTATACCTTGTTTTTGAGTACATGGAACATGATCTTGCTGGCCTTGCCTCTTTCCCTGGTATCAAATTCACAGAACCACAG GTCAAATGTTATATTCAGCAACTGCTACGTGGACTTGATCATTGTCATACCCGTGGTGTTCTGCATAGAGACATCAAGGGTTCCAATCTTTTGATTGACAAATGTGGCATACTCAAAATTGCAGACTTTGGCTTAGCAAGTTTCTTTGATCCTGAACAACGTCACCCTTTGACTAGCCGTGTAGTTACATTATGGTACAGACCTCCTGAGCTTCTACTTGGGGCCACTAATTATGGAGTTGCGGTGGATTTATGGAGCACTGGTTGCATTCTTGCTGAACTCTATGCTGGAAAACCTATAATGCCCGGGAGAACAGAG GTAGAGCAACTCCACAAAATTTTCAAGCTGTGTGGATCTCCATCTGAAGATTATTGGAGGAAGTCCAAATTGCCTCATGCTACAATTTTTAAACCACAGCAGCCTTATAAGCGATGTGTTGCGGAAACGTTTAAAGACTTTCCTCCATCTGCTTTATCACTTATGGATATCCTTCTTTCAATAGATCCAGCAGACCGGGGAACTGCAGCATCTGCTCTCACGAGTGAG TTCTTTACAACGGAGCCAGTCGCTTGTGACCCTTCAAGCTTGCCAAAGTACCCTCCAAGCAAAGAGTTTGATGCGAAATTACGAGATGAGGAAGCTAGAAG GCGAGGATCCAAGGTGCATAGGCTTGATCTAGAAAAGAAAGGAACGAGAGAATCTAGAGCAGTCCCTGCACCGGATGCTAATGCTGAGTTAGCAATCTCAATGCAG AAAAGGCAAGCTCAACCTAATTCCAAAAGCAGGAGTGAGAAATTCAATCCACACCAGGAAGAGGTTGCTTCTGGCTTCCCTATTGAACCGCCTAGGCCAACACAAGTCCTGGAAGCAAATGAAGAACCTCGTGGTCATTATTCCAATAGAGCCTCCCATTCAGGGCCTTTGACTCACCGAAGTCAATGGACGAAGGCTCACAAAAATGAGGATCCTGTGCCCAAGGTTTCTTCAGCAGCCAATTTGTTAGCTCTATCTAATATAGTAGCAATGAGGAAGAATGGGGTATTAGAGGGTGGTGACAAGCATGGTGCTCAATTTGAAGGTGCCATTCCACCTGGCAGATTGTCTGAATCGGTTAATGACACTGCAGATGCCTCGAAAAATTATGATCAATTATATCATTCCCATGGACTTTCAGGCTCTCGACGGAAGGATGAAGAAAAGAGTGCCAACACAGAGCAAACTTTG CTTGGCTATGGATCGAAGGGAAACAAAAACCACTATTCCGGGCCACTGCTTCGTCCCTCAGGTAATGTTGATCAGATACTCAAAGACCATGATCGCCAAATTCAAGAAGTTGTCCGACAGGCTCGAATTGACAGATCGAAAGCAAGAAAAGTTCAAGCCGATGGAAACCAGACCGGCAATAAACCTTCAGATTTCGGGGTCTTTCCATTGTACCCCTCCAGCCGAGGATCATCGGTTCCCGTCTTCACCTCAAGTCGCGGAGCTGCTCAATAG